The Zygosaccharomyces rouxii strain CBS732 chromosome A complete sequence genome window below encodes:
- the CCT8 gene encoding chaperonin-containing T-complex subunit CCT8 (highly similar to uniprot|P47079 Saccharomyces cerevisiae YJL008C CCT8 Subunit of the cytosolic chaperonin Cct ring complex related to Tcp1p required for the assembly of actin and tubulins in vivo), which produces MSLKLPQNLNSGLFKQGYNSYSNSDGQINKSIAAIREIHQMCLTSMGPCGRNKIIVNHLGKIIVTNDAATMLRELDIIHPAVKVLVMATEQQKMDMGDNTNLVMVLAGELLIVSEKLIALGLSAVEIIQGFNMAKNFTLEELDKLVVGDVIDKSNPQELIKVIKPVIASKKYGSEDLLSQLVAEAVSHVLPQSSQGTIPYFNVDSIRVVKIMGGSLVNSTVIKGMVFNREPEGHIKSLPEGGKHKVAVFTCPIDIANTETKGTVLLHNAQEMLDFSKGEEKQIDAMMKEIADMGVTCVVAGAGVGELALHYLNRYNILVLKVPSKFELRRICRVCGATPLPRLGAPTPEEIGVVETVKTMEIGGDRVTVFKQESEEATRTSTIILRGATQNNLDDIERAINDGVAAIKGLMTPNGGKLLPGAGATEIELVSRITKYGERTPGLLQLAIKQFALAFEVVPRTLADTAGLEVNEVLPNLYAAHTVVSGEKDEEAARKECLFKGVDILKDTSDGLTDIREDSVYDLLAPKKFAINVATEAATTVLSVDQIIMAKRAGGPAPPQAKRPGNWDQDD; this is translated from the coding sequence ATGTCTCTCAAATTACCACAAAATCTTAATAGTGGCCTTTTCAAACAGGGTTACAACAGTTACTCCAATTCCGATGGTCAGATCAACAAATCTATTGCTGCCATTCGTGAAATCCATCAGATGTGTTTAACTTCTATGGGTCCATGTGGTAGAAATAAGATTATTGTCAACCATTTGGGTAAAATTATAGTTACCAATGATGCTGCTACCATGCTAAGAGAGTTAGATATTATTCATCCTGCTGTTAAAGTTCTTGTAATGGCGACAGAACAACAGAAGATGGATATGGGAGATAATACTAATCTAGTGATGGTTCTTGCAGGTGAACTGCTTATAGTTTCTGAGAAGTTAATTGCATTAGGTCTTTCAGCTGTGGAAATTATTCAAGGTTTTAATATGGCTAAAAATTTTacattggaagaattggataaattagTCGTGGGAGATGTTATCGATAAGAGTAATccacaagaattgattaaagtGATTAAACCTGTCATTGCATCTAAAAAATATGGATCTGAGGATCTATTAAGTCAATTAGTTGCTGAAGCCGTATCTCACGTTTTACCCCAATCTTCCCAAGGTACCATACCATATTTCAATGTGGATTCTATTAGAGTCGTTAAAATTATGGGTGGTTCTCTTGTCAATTCTACTGTGATTAAAGGTATGGTTTTCAACCGTGAACCTGAAGGTCACATTAAATCATTACCTGAAGGCGGTAAACACAAGGTTGCTGTCTTTACTTGTCCAATAGACATTGCCAATACAGAGACAAAGGGTACTGTGCTTTTACATAACGCTCAAGAAATGCTAGATTTCTCTAAGGGTGAAGAGAAGCAAATTGATGCAATGATGAAGGAGATTGCCGATATGGGTGTGACGTGTGTGGTAGCAGGTGCAGGTGTTGGTGAATTGGCACTACACTATTTGAACAGATACAACATTCTAGTTCTCAAAGTCCCAAGTAAGTTTGAACTGAGAAGAATATGCAGAGTATGCGGTGCTACTCCATTACCAAGGTTAGGTGCACCAACTCCTGAGGAAATTGGTGTTGTGGAAACTGTCAAAACAATGGAAATTGGTGGTGACAGAGTTACCGTCTTTAAACAAGAATCAGAAGAGGCTACACGTACTTCTACCATTATCTTACGAGGCGCTACACAAAACaatttggatgatattgaaaGAGCCATCAATGACGGTGTTGCAGCCATTAAGGGTCTAATGACTCCAAACGGTGGGAAACTACTACCAGGTGCGGGTGCTacagaaattgaattagTTTCTAGGATTACAAAATACGGTGAAAGAACACCAGGTCTTCTACAACTTGCCATTAAGCAATTCGCACTAGCTTTCGAAGTGGTCCCACGTACTCTAGCGGATACGGCAGGATTAGAAGTCAACGAAGTTTTGCCCAATCTTTATGCTGCACATACCGTGGTCTCTGGTGAAAAGGATGAGGAAGCCGCCAGAAAGGAAtgtcttttcaaaggtgtTGACATTTTGAAGGACACTTCCGATGGTTTAACAGATATCAGAGAAGATAGTGTCTACGATTTGTTGGCTCCTAAGAAATTCGCCATTAATGTCGCCACAGAAGCTGCCACAACTGTGCTCTCAGTGGACCAAATTATCATGGCTAAAAGAGCAGGTGGTCCAGCACCTCCACAGGCAAAGAGACCAGGTAATTGGGATCAAGACGACTAA
- the BET4 gene encoding Rab geranylgeranyltransferase BET4 (highly similar to uniprot|Q00618 Saccharomyces cerevisiae YJL031C BET4 Alpha subunit of Type II geranylgeranyltransferase required for vesicular transport between the endoplasmic reticulum and the Golgi provides a membrane attachment moiety to Rab-like proteins Ypt1p and Sec4p) — protein MHGVKRKQWTQELLKQKKEQDRKRITQYRGLVDKLLDSRDSKTYNMEVFKETTQLLRINPEYNAGWNYRRDIIEHLSPELKHEFWEDELAFSMALLKDYPKVYWIWNHRKWTLENHIDKSVKIWLRELAIVSKLLQMDPRNFHGWHYRRILVAEIEGRTGQSRDGEELQYAIDNTNKNISNYSAWHQKATLIPKMFEKDEIKDKKKFIQDEFTYITNAIYTDAEDQSVWFYIEWFVKNHIVIDALGRDELIQKLQELQENILAINEDDLQFSGKQNNWCLKVLIVLEDVQRNLKVQFTPHSHEYLAQLIEADPMRKNRYLHLLHRK, from the exons ATG CATGGTGTTAAAAGGAAGCAATGGACCCAAGAACTGTTGAAGCAGAAGAAAGAACAGGATCGTAAGAGAATTACTCAGTATAGGGGGTTAGTGGATAAACTACTGGATTCTAGAGACTCTAAAACGTACAATATGGAagtcttcaaagaaacaacCCAACTACTGAGGATAAATCCAGAGTACAATGCAGGATGGAACTATAGAAGGGATATTATAGAACACTTATCGCCTGAATTGAAACACGAGTTCTGGGAAGACGAATTGGCATTTAGTATGGCATTATTGAAAGATTATCCTAAGGTATATTGGATTTGGAATCACAGAAAATGGACTCTAGAAAACCATATAGATAAATCGGTTAAAATATGGCTAAGGGAATTAGCTATAGTCAGTAAATTATTACAGATGgatccaagaaattttcacGGTTGGCATTATAGGAGAATTCTTGTAGCTGAAATTGAAGGGAGGACTGGTCAAAGCAGAGATGGGGAAGAATTGCAATATGCAATTGATAATACTAATAAAAACATTTCTAATTATTCAGCTTGGCATCAAAAAGCAACACTAATCCCAAAAATGTTTGAGAAAGACGAGATTaaggataagaagaaatttatacaagatgaatttacTTACATCACCAATGCTATTTATACAGATGCAGAGGACCAATCGGTTTGGTTTTACATTGAATGGTTTGTTAAAAACCATATAGTTATTGATGCATTAGGGCGTGATGAATTGATCCAAAAATTACAGGAATTGCAAGAGAACATCTTGGCTattaatgaagatgatttacaattttCAGGCAAACAGAACAACTGGTGTTTGAAGGTCTTGATTGTACTTGAAGatgttcaaagaaatttaaAAGTCCAATTTACACCACACTCTCACGAATATTTGGCACAACTAATTGAAGCAGATCCCATGAGAAAGAATAGATATTTACATCTATTACATAGGAAATGA
- the NOP9 gene encoding RNA-binding RNA processing protein NOP9 (highly similar to uniprot|P47077 Saccharomyces cerevisiae YJL010C Protein required for cell viability), with the protein MGKPRGRKLLKQQEKDQFKPAKEFDVPDEQDNFDGSNGTDSDPQMFFGVLDREELEYFKHAEATLSMDAFDNAEEKKQFVTNVIEETRGKELKLVISQICSKLMERLILDCDDQQLKSIFKAFNGVFYNLSCHKYASHVLETLLVRGAALVEKELLTPSFDGETDEESFITMENVYLYMLNEVKPHLKAMINHRYASHVLRLLILILASKNLPKTTQNNSTLRSKKSKIARKMIDIKDNDDFDRVHQTPESFKLELKDFLKNLYAGFTNGAASRSDISPTYVTKFRELCVDPVASPVIQLIIQVEGIFDRERSFWRLVFNTTDETDAKEEAFLEYLLSDPVGSHFLENVISFARTKFVERLYNLYMKPKITKLAQRDTTGAFVVQALLRHLKDKEVKEILEELVPQLSMLLNSNIDFGTSIIEASIKEDNYLRDEVINQLLVKYYPEQNENRNILESCLLLSSSTLGNTRDDWPTAEERRRSLFLEQLIGYDSKFVDVTIESMLKLPEERFLQMAYHGVFSHVVEHVLKPTIVDAIKRKLLLNVLCKDVVNMSCNAYGSHIVDKLWEFTAKLTLYKERIANSLLKESDKVKNSSYGKRVWRNWHLDQYVRKPMDWRRIVKEQDVAIFPNAQPLQPKNPLKRPKHTDLPPSKRKGVK; encoded by the coding sequence ATGGGTAAACCTAGAGGGAGAAAGTTGCTTAAGcaacaagagaaagatcAGTTTAAACCGGCCAAAGAATTCGATGTGCCAGATGAACAAGATAATTTTGATGGATCCAATGGTACAGACTCCGATCCTCAAATGTTTTTTGGTGTGCTAGATAGAGAAGAACTTGAATACTTTAAGCATGCAGAAGCCACTCTATCCATGGATGCATTTGATAATGCTGAAGAGAAGAAACAGTTCGTTACCAATGTAATTGAAGAGACCAGAGGCAAAGAGCTCAAATTAGTCATTTCGCAAAtttgttccaaattgaTGGAAAGACTAATTCTAGATTGCGATGATCAACAGCTAAAATCTATCTTCAAGGCTTTCAACGGTGTCTTTTACAATTTATCATGTCATAAATACGCATCTCACGTCTTAGAGACTCTACTGGTAAGAGGTGCAGCATTGGTAGAAAAGGAACTATTAACCCCAAGCTTTGATGGTGAAACCGATGAGGAATCCTTTATCACTATGGAAAATGTCTATCTTTACATGTTAAACGAAGTTAAACCACATCTAAAGGCGATGATTAACCACAGATATGCCTCTCACGTACTCAGACTGCTAATATTAATTCTTGCGTCCAAAAATCTACCAAAAACTACTCAGAATAACTCGACTTTGAGATCAAAGAAGTCCAAGATTGCAAGAAAGATGATCGATATCAAGGATAATGACGATTTCGATAGAGTCCACCAAACTCCTGAATCTTTCAAactagaattgaaagactttttgaaaaacctATATGCTGGGTTTACCAATGGCGCTGCATCACGTTCTGACATCAGCCCCACATATGTGACTAAATTCAGAGAATTATGCGTGGATCCAGTGGCTTCCCCCGTCATACAGTTGATCATTCAAGTGGAAGGTATATTCGACAGGGAAAGATCTTTCTGGAGACTCGTTTTTAATACCACCGATGAGACCGATGCCAAGGAAGAAGCCTTTTTGGAATATTTACTATCAGACCCGGTGGGTTCTCATTTCTTGGAGAACGTCATCAGCTTTGCCAGGACCAAATTTGTGGAAAGGTTATACAATCTTTACATGAAACCAAAGATAACCAAATTGGCCCAAAGAGACACTACTGGTGCATTCGTCGTCCAAGCTCTTCTAAGACATTTAAAGGATAAAGAGGTGAAAGAAATCCTGGAAGAATTAGTACCACAGTTGAGTATGTTGCTGAACTCCAATATTGATTTTGGTACATCTATCATTGAAGCAAGTATCAAAGAAGATAACTATTTGAGAGACGAAGTGATAAATCAACTGTTGGTGAAATACTATCCtgaacaaaatgaaaacagaAACATTTTAGAAAGTTGTCTATTGTTAAGCTCCTCAACTTTAGGTAACACGAGAGACGACTGGCCAACTGCTGAAGAGAGAAGACGTTCTTTGtttttggaacaattgattGGTTACGATTCCAAGTTTGTTGATGTTACCATCGAAAGTATGTTAAAATTGCCAGAGGAAAGATTCTTACAAATGGCTTACCATGGTGTGTTTTCTCATGTCGTGGAACATGTACTCAAACCTACAATTGTAGATGCCATCAAGAGGAAATTACTTCTCAACGTTTTGTGCAAAGATGTGGTTAACATGTCTTGTAATGCATACGGATCTCACATTGTGGATAAACTATGGGAATTTACGGCTAAATTGACGTTATACAAGGAGCGTATTGCCAATAGCCTATTGAAAGAATCTGATAAAGTCAAAAACAGTAGTTACGGTAAACGTGTTTGGAGAAATTGGCACTTGGATCAGTATGTAAGGAAACCTATGGACTGGAGAAGAATTGTCAAGGAGCAAGATGTTGCAATTTTCCCCAACGCTCAACCATTACAGCCAAAGAACCCATTAAAGCGTCCCAAGCACACCGATTTACCTCCCTCCAAGCGCAAAGGTGTCAAATGA
- the CTK2 gene encoding Ctk2p (similar to uniprot|P46962 Saccharomyces cerevisiae YJL006C), translating to MSTKFDTQLLLSRPYLTKRELTRLQRDSITDRRTYNQKKLAVIKFMSEICLQLNFPRRTLETAIYFYQRYHVFNRFETELCYTVATSSLLLSCKQVETIKKVNELCSVSLRLRNVPKPSSEMLDNFKKGVFQIELRILESCSFDYRTNNFLHIDECVVKFGKTFNLDYQVCLLAWVIGYDVLKLDTLLTIPQHTIALAVLKIAYQILTPGSDWFQLVARRNLETDKYSLNEAYFDILNFYINSFDICDLKNNIPPGISYFGLEKFIELKKNAGPEFGLHDFNEKDIEMDPYFTSHRDYSVRERRYVLSPKLVQDEIKTNSSNTVGGRV from the coding sequence ATGTCAACTAAATTTGACACACAGCTGCTTCTTTCCCGGCCGTACTTGACTAAGAGAGAACTCACAAGGCTTCAAAGAGACTCCATAACCGATCGACGTACTTATaaccagaagaaattagCTGTTATTAAGTTTATGAGTGAAATATGTTTACAATTGAATTTTCCACGTAGAACGTTAGAAACCGCCATATATTTTTACCAGAGATATCACGTCTTCAACAGATTTGAGACTGAATTATGCTATACAGTGGCTACTAGCAGTCTTCTATTAAGTTGTAAGCAAGTGGAAACTATTAAGAAAGTAAATGAACTCTGCAGTGTTTCGTTGAGGTTAAGAAATGTGCCTAAACCAAGTTCTGAAATGTTAGATAATTTTAAGAAAGGTGTATTCCAAATTGAACTTCGAATATTAGAATCTTGTTCATTTGACTACAGAACAAACAATTTTCTTCACATTGATGAATGCGTAGTTAAGTTTGGCAAAACTTTTAATTTAGACTATCAGGTGTGTCTACTGGCATGGGTCATAGGATATGAtgttttaaaattggaCACTCTTTTAACGATTCCCCAACATACGATTGCATTAGCTGTATTGAAGATTGCCTATCAAATTTTAACACCTGGATCAGATTGGTTTCAATTGGTAGCCAGACGTAATTTGGAAACAGATAAATACTCGTTGAACGAGGCCTATTTCGACATTTTAAATTTCTACATCAATTCATTTGATATATGTGATCTCAAAAATAATATACCCCCAGGTATAAGTTATTTTGGATTGGAAAAGTTTattgaattaaagaaaaatgcaGGCCCTGAATTTGGTCTTCACGAttttaatgaaaaagatattgaaaTGGATCCATATTTCACTTCACATCGTGATTATTCAGTACGAGAAAGAAGATATGTGCTTTCACCTAAACTAGTTCAAGATGAAATCAAAACTAATTCATCTAATACCGTTGGTGGTAGAGTATGA
- the VPS53 gene encoding Vps53p (similar to uniprot|P47061 Saccharomyces cerevisiae YJL029C VPS53 Required for Vacuolar Protein Sorting Vps53p is a hydrophilic protein that is peripherally associated with the late Golgi and forms a stable complex with Vps52p and Vps54p.), protein MISNSVDYNPFEDITTILSAKESLNDIDRLICATRRYKLQLADEIKESEGQEESDKVGRSSDERRFDFGKVFREIEETKNFASGTQSTISQLTEGISHLDNAKRNLTQCMTLFQNLQILTDSYFHCKELIGRSAYKEMASSYKMMCSLAENTFKPYKSVDEINKLLASISRLRADTFEKIKHSYSRVLSGKVAESEAIEAELREGACDILDSDSSGKAQIIDTCLKKLLNEIGEIFRVDDEAGSLENLSRRYIFFKKVLNNFNSKFARYFLAEWEMPLRLTSTFFKMTAKDLEILLKKEFQGKDASIDLFMGALQETLDFEKYIDVRFSNKLRETKLSQHFESYLSLWVSHQDKMMNEKFLSYMSGGDLGSNLGDSLIIPSSADLFRTYRSVLTQTFELIENNSNNGILVSLANFFTKWLIAYSNKILQPLILPDSEEMQNKEETIKYTVTMINTADYCSVTIGQLEEKLAELSPDPVKIEQSFAMVRDTYDGLSAKGNSILLNRVLSVDLAFVAREFNNLDWARVVVENYSRYMTTLKEILCFDPSPGRKSTLQLILSQFNRDVYSWNFLDKVIDQVTQEFSGYIIRLLQPMPPFATSTSTRKFDPIKVVSIGEQLLLDTELLKEILYSLPGSVSDEANSAQTTAFKRVKKHIDTNLSQLLQFIKILVAPLSSVDDYHEAYQKLTDYNTSSVVWAYLLSLKGIPWDFNLWKQHWSAFDMDRDSHGSNDGNKDLFIFKWNTKLLTQFEYNLLRIQDPTWSKFVKEELEVKPTPRNPSKIRVHTNPRAYQYQTPPSDGPESHQQQQQQSPQGTPTSPLANVKNLMTSNRFFDIGG, encoded by the coding sequence ATGATATCTAATTCTGTTGATTATAACCCGTTTGAGGACATTACTACTATTTTATCAGCTAAGGAATCCCTTAATGATATTGATCGATTGATATGTGCCACTAGGCGTTACAAATTACAACTGGCGGATGAGATAAAAGAAAGTGAAggacaagaagaaagtgaCAAGGTAGGGAGAAGTTCAGATGAACGTCGATTCGACTTTGGTAAGGTCTTCcgagaaattgaagagacTAAGAATTTTGCATCTGGTACCCAATCTACGATTTCGCAACTTACAGAGGGGATCTCACATTTAGATAATGCCAAACGTAATTTAACTCAGTGCATGACGttatttcaaaatcttcagaTTTTGACTGATAGTTATTTCCActgtaaagaattgattggCAGGAGTGCATATAAAGAAATGGCTTCATCATATAAGATGATGTGTTCTTTAGCAGAAAATACTTTCAAACCTTATAAGtctgttgatgaaataAACAAATTACTGGCGTCCATTTCACGTTTGAGGGCtgatacttttgaaaaaattaaacatAGTTATTCTAGGGTACTGAGTGGGAAAGTTGCAGAAAGTGAAGCCATTGAAGCTGAACTTAGAGAAGGTGCCTGTGATATTTTAGATTCGGATTCAAGCGGTAAAGCTCAAATTATTGATACttgtttgaaaaaactgttgaatgaaattggtgaaatatTTAGGGTTGACGACGAAGCAGGCTCTCTGGAGAATCTTTCTAGAAGGtacatcttcttcaagaaagttcttaacaattttaattcaaaatttgcaCGTTATTTTTTGGCAGAATGGGAAATGCCGCTAAGATTAACTTCAACTTTCTTCAAGATGACAGCCAAAGATTTAGAGATTCTCTTGAAAAAGGAGTTTCAAGGCAAAGATGCATCTATTGACCTTTTCATGGGGGCACTACAAGAAACATTAGATTTCGAGAAATACATCGATGTTAGGTTTTCCAATAAACTTCGTGAGACAAAATTATCTCAACATTTTGAATCATATTTGTCATTATGGGTTTCCCATCAGGATAAAATGATGAATGAAAAGTTTCTTTCCTACATGAGTGGTGGGGATCTAGGCTCGAATTTAGGCGATTCTTTAATCATACCATCAAGTGCTGATTTGTTTAGAACTTACCGTTCAGTTCTGACTCAGACCTTTGAATTAATTGAAAATAATTCAAACAATGGGATCTTAGTGTCATTAGcgaattttttcactaaaTGGTTAATCGCATATTCCAATAAAATTTTACAACCGCTGATACTGCCTGACTCAGAAGAAATGCAAAATAAGGAAGAAACCATAAAATATACGGTGACTATGATTAATACTGCAGATTACTGCTCCGTAACTATTGGTCAATTGGAGGAGAAATTAGCAGAACTGAGTCCGGATCCTGTAAAGATTGAACAAAGTTTTGCTATGGTTAGAGATACTTATGATGGTCTTTCAGCAAAGGGTAATTCgattcttttgaatcgTGTTCTCTCTGTGGATTTAGCATTCGTGGCAAGAGAATTTAATAATTTAGATTGGGCAAgagttgttgttgaaaattACAGTAGGTACATGACgactttgaaagaaatatTGTGTTTTGATCCGTCTCCTGGTAGAAAATCTACTTTACAGCTAATTCTTTCACAATTTAACAGAGACGTTTACAGTTGGAATTTTCTGGATAAGGTGATCGATCAAGTGACCCAGGAATTTAGCGGTTACATCATTCGACTCTTACAGCCTATGCCTCCATTCGCTACTTCTACAAGTACTAGAAAATTTGACCCTATAAAAGTTGTCAGCATTGGGGAACAACTTTTGCTAGACACAGAGTTGCTCAAAGAAATTCTCTATAGCTTACCTGGAAGTGTTTCTGATGAAGCCAACAGTGCTCAAACGACGGCATTCAAAAGAGTTAAGAAACACATAGACACAAATTTGTCTCAACTTttacaatttatcaagatTTTAGTGGCGCCATTAAGTTCAGTGGATGATTATCATGAGGCATACCAGAAATTGACAGATTATAATACCAGTAGTGTAGTATGGGCATATTTGCTGTCACTGAAAGGTATCCCATGGGATTTTAACCTATGGAAACAACATTGGAGTGCCTTTGATATGGATCGTGATTCACATGGTAGTAATGATGGTAACAAAgatttattcatttttaaatggAACACCAAATTACTTACTCAATTCGAATATAACCTATTAAGAATTCAAGATCCAACATGGTCTAAATTTGTGAAAGAAGAACTGGAAGTAAAACCTACTCCAAGAAATCCTTCCAAAATTCGAGTTCATACTAATCCAAGGGCATATCAATACCAAACACCCCCTTCGGACGGTCCAGAATCacatcaacagcaacagcagcaatCACCTCAAGGTACTCCAACGTCACCTCTGGCGaatgttaaaaatttgatgacTAGTAATAGATTCTTCGACATAGGTGGCTGA
- the MAD2 gene encoding spindle checkpoint protein MAD2 (highly similar to uniprot|P40958 Saccharomyces cerevisiae YJL030W MAD2 Component of the spindle-assembly checkpoint complex which delays the onset of anaphase in cells with defects in mitotic spindle assembly forms a complex with Mad1p) — MSNSISLRGSTRTITEFFEYSINSILYQRGVYPQEDFTTIRKYGLTLLKTHDEELKAYIRRILAQVHKWLVGGKCNKLVLCIVDKDEGDKVEEWSFDVVQFSKLDQNQVELPQEVDDNETQNQIRSLIRQITASVTFLPELNNEGNYTFNVLAYTDANAKVPLEWSDSDNKPINNGETVQFKSFRTNDHQVGAQVSYRY; from the coding sequence ATGTCAAATTCCATCTCATTGAGAGGATCTACTAGAACTATTACTGAATTCTTCGAGTATAGtatcaattcaattctttatcaaaGAGGTGTCTACCCACAAGAGGACTTCACAACGATAAGGAAATATGGATTAACCTTACTCAAAACTCATGATGAAGAGCTAAAGGCATATATAAGAAGAATACTGGCTCAGGTACACAAATGGCTAGTTGGTGGTAAATGTAATAAACTGGTTTTATGCATTGTTGACAAAGATGAGGGTGATAAAGTGGAAGAATGGTCTTTTGATGTAGTACAATTCAGCAAACTGGATCAGAACCAAGTGGAATTGCCTCAAGAGGTCGATGATAATGAGACTCAGAACCAGATAAGATCTCTCATAAGGCAGATTACCGCCAGTGTAACATTTCTCCCGGAACTTAACAATGAGGGCAACTATACTTTTAACGTATTAGCGTACACAGATGCTAATGCCAAAGTCCCATTGGAATGGAGTGATTCTGATAATAAGCCAATTAATAACGGTGAAACCGTTCAATTTAAATCATTTCGCACCAATGATCACCAAGTCGGAGCTCAAGTTAGTTACAGGTATTAA
- the MRP8 gene encoding Mrp8p (similar to uniprot|P35719 Saccharomyces cerevisiae YKL142W), whose product MSSELNQIKQQVADLQRLVKKQSLIISKTGQNVLEMQVSKQRSDVNAIGSKSSESKHGIPQLEANDVVTNEDLVQLVGELQGQLDTIEERNVRRLVNCVKSQPDDILAPLPNADGEIPKGGSEGVFPTTLNDFEKIDDVALFKLAKFYELLPPSLKEQEKFEDFMEGKVEEFHISEMPDEEVQKELKNYSSGQLEDTFNELARYLGLRARRGTATW is encoded by the coding sequence ATGAGTAGtgaattgaatcaaattaAACAGCAAGTAGCTGATTTGCAAAGATTGGTTAAAAAGCAAAGTCTAATCATTTCAAAGACCGGTCAAAATGTACTCGAGATGCAAGTCTCGAAACAGAGATCAGATGTAAATGCAATCGGATCTAAGTCTTCTGAATCTAAACACGGGATTCCTCAATTAGAAGCTAATGACGTAGTAACTAACGAGGATTTAGTTCAACTTGTGGGAGAACTACAAGGCCAATTGGATACTATCGAGGAAAGAAACGTTAGAAGATTAGTCAATTGCGTCAAGTCTCAACCAGATGACATCTTAGCTCCATTGCCCAACGCAGATGGTGAGATTCCAAAAGGTGGATCTGAAGGTGTTTTCCCAACGACTCTaaatgattttgaaaagatcgaTGACGTGGCTTTGTTTAAATTAGCTAAATTCTATGAACTATTGCCACCAAGTctaaaagaacaagagaaattCGAAGATTTTATGGAAGGTAAAGTGGAAGAGTTTCATATTAGTGAAATGCCAGACGAAGAAGTGCAAAAGgaactgaaaaattactCATCGggtcaattggaagatacTTTCAACGAATTGGCCAGATATTTGGGTTTAAGGGCAAGAAGAGGAACTGCCACTTGGTAA